Part of the Tribolium castaneum strain GA2 chromosome 4, icTriCast1.1, whole genome shotgun sequence genome is shown below.
AAGcaaatggaaattttaaaaatcgttcTTGGAGCGTATCACGTGCCAGAGTCTCATGACTTCCGCCATATCAATTGATGTCTCTCAAGCCTTgaacatttcaaatttaataattgtgCTTAATTTCACAGCGGAAATAATGGAAGTTTGAAACGCGAACTGTAATgattaatgaattaaaaaaaacacaaacctTTCCCTTCTGATAAGTTTAACCGCCTTGCCGTCAGCTACCTCACTTGATACTGACTGAAACCTTAGTCGACTCACACAAATTTGTCACATGATAACGTGCAAACAAACGTACATCTACTTGAAGTAACGATACTTCAGGTAACAATAACAACATGGAAATCACATATCACACAATTAACAATCGATCACAGATTTGATTGATACCCGCGtcatgaaatattttattgcaaagtccaaaaatgttaaatgtttgcGCAATAGTTTGTTCTGCTCATCATAAAGGATTTCAACATGTCAAATATGTGTTTTGGTGTGTAAACAGTCGCGAGTTTACCCAATTTTGGCCTGAAATATTGACGTTGGATCAACTTAGATCAAAGTGTTTCGTTAGTGTTTTAATAACATATCAAACACACATCGTATTGTAGCATTTGTGTCAAACATTTCACGcttatttccaaaaatatcGAAAGCGGGGCGCTTATCTCGTATTTTTAGAAGTTATTTTTCCCCACTATTGTCTTCGCCTAATGAACCGACTAAATATAGCTGTTTGGGTGATAGTTAATAAAGTGGAAGAGTTTATTCGCGATTAATTTTACGACTCTTCTTCCTTTCTTCGCAGCTGCGGGTAATACAATCATTGTCAAAGAAAGCCCGACTAAGCGCTTGTAAGACGATCATTCTTTCGCAACTTTTTTCACGATCTAGAAGTGTGAGAATGAGTTGTTTTTCTCCCACAACTAGcattaaaatttcatcaaTTTATTCAGAACAAATATCGATCCTTCacacaaacaaataaaaacaagtggTCAAATTTGAGCTTTAGTTCACCAAATTGCATGGAAGGTCACGTTTTACGTGTGCGTACCTGTAATCAAAAAAAGTGCATATTTTGTGCATTATTGGAAAAATCGATGACCCCTCCCTTAAAGCACACGAAATGTGGTTGTGCCAagggttaattaattaaacgaagAGGCGTGGTCTATTGACATGCCATCTAAACAAACGGGACAAAAATCCCAGTTTCACTATTTAGTAATTCTTTTCAAAAGTGGCTATTATACAGACATTGACCGCGTTATCGCAATAATGTCAAGGCTTATCGATCAAAAGCTTGTCGATTTTACCTCAGTTATGATGTTCGggtgttttacagaaattttaaattggacACAATGACATAATGGCTATTTCAAGAACGCGGGACAAAATAATGATAAATCGTTATCTTTCAAGGTCACTTGTTTGCTGTTGTTCATACGGAATTAATTAATGGATACGTGAAGGATAATTGCAAAGGCTGGAACAATTACagtagttttaataataacaaagtgTAAACAATAAATCAGATAGCTGGTTCCGTATTAtctgatttaaaattcgtggtaacaccaaaaattaacaaatttccTGTGATAagataatttgattaaaagtcTGGAAATTCGGGTCAATTGAACGAGCGTTGTCTCGCTGCATTCTGATATGCAAGACAATAATAAGCAATAACCCACCAgagcaataaaaatttgagtcGGCGATAACAATTTCGTCAAATTGTAATCAATTGGAACAATAAGAGGACAATTCTTTCAACACAGTTTATTTTATAGTTATGTTTTGAAATCATTTTGGCAAGCTTTGAGCACCTTAAAAATGCCCAGACTATATTCATAAATACCTACATTATAACAGCCTGAAAATATACCATTACGCAACAATTAAttctattattttcaaattaagcCTTTAGGAACTAAAAACTGGTCAGAGTCGGAAACATCTGTTCGTAAACAAGAAACAGCAGCGGAAATCGctcatttaaatattaagtAATATTACATGTGCTGAAAGTAAAATCTGATGCATTTAGGATTTCTCATATCGAcgaaatgtaaataaagtgATAATTTTATCTTATAATCCATTCGTTTACTGTTAAATAtgtttaaatataaacttGTTTTGTCACTAATACCCACATTCTGGGAAACTGGCCCTAATCTACCTTGATCCAGATAATAAGACCAGTGGCGtctaattttgaattaattagcgATTTTTAAATCTTGCTTAATCGGCCGGCCACCTTGAtccagatttaaaaaatggtcaGTGGCGTACGACAAACACGTGACAATTGATCAATTCACATTAAaactattgtttttaattattatttcttatagATACACTTTGGGATAGCTATAAACCGTACCGctctaaaaaatcaaaagtacACTAATCGTAGCTACCTgcgtaaataaaacaaaaacaaaataacaatcACGTGACACTCAGCGCCGATTTTAAAGTTACAGTCATTTCACCACAAACTGTACGTTCACACTACAACCAGACGCACGTTTTCTTCAGGTTCAACACAATCATCAATTTGAATGTCAGGAGCTAGGGATAAAATACCAAACGTTTATTAAATGGGAGAGAAAAGAACGCCAACAAAATAAAGAGAGACGAGGGAAACATTTAACGCATGCGTTACATTGTAATCCACGTTTCTCAGTAGGGATAGCACGAATTATTTAGGAATTTGATTGTTCTAGTGGAAGTACAGATTTGTTGCATTAAACTGTAATAGGATTAATGGATTCACTTTGTGGATAGTAGCagtagtagaaaaaaattgtcattctACCCTTGCatttagttttaaatgctaacacaaaaatgtgtagACAAGAGCAGAaactaagaataaaaaatcaatggTAACGTAACCGGTCTTGGGGTTAACGACTGTTCATGAATTTGTTTGCATagtcagtttttgaaaaaaatgagctgGCAACCCGTACCACAGCGATGTATTGTTGGCTGCACGACTCAACTCAATagcaataaaactatttttatcgCAAATTTCTTCTAATGAATCACTTTCACAACATTTGAACCGTTGCAAATCATAGTTGCTTCATTTCGCCCCCTTGTAGCACCGCCCAGACCATGCCGTTGACATAACCTCAAATCATGCATAAGCTAGTAAAAGTGTGGCAAATCGGCCGTTTAAACTACTCTAAAggtttaaaattgcaaaaacaccTCGTCCATCTCCACCATGAACAGCCCGAATTCGCAAATAACACACTCCTGTGTCTGGAGCACCCCCCTGTCTACACCACGGGAATTCGCACCAAGGAGTACCCCCAAGACGTTGCGCAACAGTTGGAGGCTTTAGGTGGTTACAATTccccaaaatttaaattctgaTGAATTTCCTTCCTCCAGGAGCGGAGTTTCACAGGACGGACAGGGGCGGATTGATCACGTTTCATGGCCCCGGCCAGTTGGTTGTCTACCCTATCCTCAATTTGAAAGATTTCAAGCCCAGTATGAGGTGGTATGTGTGCCATATTGAGAAAACTGTGATACGGTTGTGTAAAAAAATGGGGATTGAGGCGGAGACTTCGCCGCATACGGGGGTCTGGGTCAATGATAATAAGGCAATTAgtttcgttttttaattcaagTGATAACTGTTTTTGTAGATTTGTGCCATTGGGGTACATGGGAGTCGGTTTGTGACCTCGCACGGCCTTGCTCTTAATTGTTGCACTGATTTGAAATGGTTTGAACATATTGTACCGTGTGGCAATGAGGGGAAAGGTGTGACGAGTCTCTCGAAAGAGTTGAACAGGCTCGTGACTGTGGAGGAGGTAATTCCCCTCTTTCTGGACAGcttttccgaaattttttcATGCAATTATGTTAGTTTTCCCAAACGTGAATGTGATAATATCTTAGAAAACattgttcaataaaattttattactgaaGTGATTTCCAGTGACTTTAATATTTATACGAGTTTAAAATAGGTACACACAAGAGATCTAGAGagagaaattaatttgataattttgtgttaacacaatttattaaaagccgccgctttttattaaaatatcgattaatttttttgtattcccATACTTTCATTGGTTCGTTAATTGTTTGTGACCAATCAGAAAGCCACAGGATAACTTGTGACCAATAGGAATGTAACATGTGGCAACAATTGTTTGCTCGCCTATGGCTTGTGTcgtaattttcgaaaaaaaaagcaattacTTATAGcatgtattttaattatttgtagaATTTCGAAAACTCAATTCAAAGTagataaaaatacataaatctACTATTAATcagattaatttaaaatttcaataaaataatgctttaaaaaataataggtaAAGAACAGTAAAGTATATAAAtgaacgaaaaaaattctgtagTAGGTAGGTGGTATActcttaaaagtttttttgagtaattaacttattaatagACTTAAGGTCTATTTAATTCGCTTTTAACAGTTAaggcgaatggaccaatcaaattggttgAATTTGGTCATGTGACAAGTTATTCacgtattttattacaaattatttatttacaaattacaTAAGTGGCTCTTTTTatgtgttatttgtttttttgcgaaatttttatttttcattttattttttatttttattttactcgtGTGACAATAGAAAcggaattatttaacaaaatttcactAGAAACAGgtctaaaatttacaaaattaaactaaaaatgttgTTATTATTCGAATTTTAAACTTTGGAACGTCGCAGGTACATGTTTTAAGATGAAtttaaacataataaaaacagactCGTTGAAAATGCTAAATTATCAGGGTTCTTGcgagattttgcaaaaaatcgcCTTAGAACACAgttagtaattaaaaattattttaaaatactgtCGAAAACAAGGCGAAAATTGACAGTTGGTGCTATTTTCTTGCCTTTTCTTACTAGGTTCGGTGATGGGGCGCAAGAAGCCACATTTAGATTATttcatgaaaatttttcataatcATACGTGTCATGGAACTTCACAGCAAAATAgtcacgattttttaatattatctaTGGTTTTCCTTTgaaatgaaataaacaaaagtgACGTTTGCGAAATGGCAAAAAATCCACTTTGTTGCATAATTTGGTTCATTGCCTTTTACTTTTCTTTCATCATTGCATTTTTCTGTGCGTTTTGGTACATCATATTGTACCCTTTCACAGTGTGTATAAGCGCTTGCTCGGTAAGTCCTAAACTGAAGAGTGCTAACAATTTTCCTTGTCACCGTATTTTAGGACTATACGGACTTGCTGCTGAAGGGAATTCAGCTGCCTCAGTTCTGTGCTAACAAGATGGTGCATTGTGAAGGATGTTAATGTTTTAAAACCCTATTTTATAtctatggtttttgtttaaaatgaaataaacaaatgtgAAACAAACGACGAAAAATCCATGTTCTTGCATGAGTCTTCTTCAGTTgggttcattatttttaatttttctgtccATTTTGGTACTTGCTGCTGAAGGGAATTCAGCTATCTTACTTCTGTATTCATAAAGTGGTGCATTTGTGAAGGGtgataatgaaataaaaaacattcttatctttgatttttatttgaattattgatAATTCGTGGTAGTGCGCACATAGACAATGCCCGAGGGCATTGTAACCTTGTCAACTTTCCcgccaaaaattttctggGCTTCCTCCTCCTTGACTGATGGGAGAATCATCACTTTTTCGCCCGGAACCCAGTTGGCAGGCGTCGCCACTTGTGGTACTCTATCCACCAGTTGGAGCGAATCAATGACCCTCAAAATTTCACTTAAAAGGCAATTAATCGAAGGTagaaaatattacaaaagttGGGTGAATGATGTTAGTAAATtcaatgattatttttttatctgtttttaatgtaagtttttctCATGAAGGAACACTTAATTGCTACTTAAAAATACATACATAGTTTCATTGCAGCTAGCTACCATTAAAGAattcattataattataatcatTAACCTTCAGTCGAATGCGACAGAGTAAACGCTAAAATGATTAAGCTTTGCAGCCCTTTTATTACTCAATACTTACTTAATAAatggtaattgttttttttgtattattttttttacttttcttaaatattagaTATTATACTGAATAGTTTTGCCCCAATCAACATTTGAAAAGTGAGTGTTATTGAGTTTCGTTGGAAAGCTATTttcataatctattttttccaaaaaggaCTATTGTTCTCAGATTAacaattttcgagaaaattgcaaacaaatgcaaaaataatttataacttaaaaaatattgagaatttggcaattttctcgactACAATCGATTCttcggatcattttacattggtctacattaaaatagttccactttttcgaatagttttgccgtaatcgaCGTTTGAAAAGGGGAGTGTGTGAATATTTCAACatgtttttgacatttatgGGGCAATAACTCGGGAACCACTAAACGTAATCctattagtttattatcaTTGGAAACCTCTTTTAATACACTATTTTTATCAagaaagatcattgttctccgaataatagtttttgagaaaattacaaacaaatgtaaaaattgagaaaaaaaaatcaaaatttaaaaataattgagaattggtcgattttctcgacgccaatcgGTTCCCCAAATCATTTTACATAGATTTatatcaaaatagttccactttttaaaatatttttgccacAATCTACGTTTCAGCAGAGGGTGCGTAAATAtttcaatatgtttttaatgtttatcgGGCAATAACTTCGTCGCCATTAGACGTAACCCTATTgaatttattatcgttgggtatttatttcatatttttctccaaaaaaaaacattgttctCCAATTATTACTTTTCGATAGAACAACAAACGCAAAcaacaaattgaaataaatattataacttaaaaactattgagaatttgacgattttctcgacgccaagcAATTTCCCAAATTATTTTACGTAGgtttatgtaaaaatagttccatttttttgaattgttttgtcgtaatcgacgtttgaaaagtaagtataaatatttcaacatGTTTTTGACATTCATAGGGCAATAAGTCCGAAACTGATAGACGTAActttattaagtttattatcgttggaaagctatTTTCATAAtctgttttttccaaaaaagacCATTGTTCTCAGATtgatagttttcgagaaaattgcaaataaatgcaaaatttgaaaaaaatctataacttttaaactatttggcaattttctcgatgacAATCGATTTCCCAGGTTATATTAGATAGatttacattaaaatagttctatttttccaaattgttGTGCCGTAATCGACGTTTGAAAAGTGGGTGTGTGAATATTTTAACTTCAACAAGTTCGTAACTATTAGACGTAACCCCATTGAATTTATTATCGTTAGGAGtcttttttcatatttttttccaaaaagacCATTCTCCAATTgttagttttcaaaaaaacgcaaacaacaaattgaaataaaaattataacttaaaaactattgagaatttggcgATTTCCTCGACGCCAAGCAATTTTCCAGATTATTTTACGTAGGGTTATGTAAAaatagtttcatttttttgaatagttttgccgtaatcgaTGTTTGAAAAGTGAATGTGAATATTTCAACATGTTTTTGACATTCATCGGGCAATAACTCCGAAACTGATAGACATAActttattaagtttattatcgttggaaagctatTTTCATAAtctgttttttccaaaaaaagacGATTGTTCTCAGattgatagtttttgagaaaattgcaaacaaatgcaaaattaaaaaaaatatataacttaaatttttgagaatttggcaattttctcgatgacAATTGATTTCCCAGGTTATATTAAATAGGTTTACATAAAAATAGttctattttttcgaattgttttgccgtaatcgacgttaaaaatatttttgatattcTTCGAGCAATAACTACTCTAAAACTATTAGACATGACCCCACTAAGTTTGTTATCGTtgaaaagctcttttaataagcaaattttgtttcaagaaAGATCGTTTCTTCAGcggttaacagtttttgagaaaattgcaaccaaaaacaaaaattgaaaaaaaaaatataccttaaaaattattaagaatatggccatttttaaatgtttaagaCTTTTTAtcgttattaatattattattgttactattaGAGTGAATTAGCCCACTTACTCGACATTCCGACCGGTTGATTGCGGATAATGCATCGAAAGTCTCAAAACGTGCCTGGGATCTATAATATAGAGCGCTCGCACTGTGAGCGCCCTCTGTTTATCGTCCTTATGCTGTTGGTCGATCATGTCCAGCATCACGGCCAATTCGCGCCTCTCGTCCGAAATAATGGGGTAGGGGAATTCCCCGGGAATGTCGCGACAGTACGACTTGATGTCATTAACCCAATCGACGTGGTCTTTGAGCTTGTCGCACGAATGTGCAAGCAGTTTCACATTGCGTTTGGCGAAATGGGGCTGATGGACGGCAATGCGCCCCAATTCGGTGGTGCACACGGGCGTGAAGTCGGCCGGGTGCGAGAATAAAACTACCCATCTGGGAAACAACAGGGCTGCCAACAGCCACAAACAGGGGAAGTACTCACTTGTCGCCTTGCCAGTCGTAGAACTGGATGGGGCCTTGCGTTGTCTCGGCCTTGAAATTGGGCACAGTGTCGCCTAATCTTAAACGCATGGTGATGGAAGACGGACTGGAGGTGAAAAATTGGCCGAGATTTTATAAAGTGAAAGTGGGAGGGGCTGGACAGGGCCGGATTTATTGTTCGAAAGAATTTGAAGGAACTTAGCAAAATATTTAACCAGTTAATTTGGAATAAATTGCGCTCATTTTTTGGGGTCAAGCACAGGGGCCTCGACAGACACAACAGAAAAGGcaaaagattattattattattatgatcagagttttgtatttatttatttatttattatttatttattttgtaggtataaaagtaaaaacaaattaaattttcaaattattccaGGAGTTATTTAATTGTTGCGCACTTACATATTTCAGGTTTTCTTAatgttttgtataatttttatttttcttggaATGTTGATAAGTGTTGTTATTCATTCTCACTATTGTtacgaaaattatttattgttatcacatttgttaaaaaatctgaaacttGGGAGTTCGGTTTGCAGGGGCTCTCAGTTAGTTAATTCCACTCTGTGATTACGGCTACAGACGAACAGTTATTCATAATTCAGAGTTAAAAACAGAAGATAACCTTTTGTTTAATCTAAGAGTCGTAAAAGAGatcataataaataacaatatgaAGTTTTCCGTTGTCTTGATCAGAAAACTATTCTGGAAACACATTAAGTCATGCAAGGGATCAAagatcatttttaattttaattcttcaAGATAACGGAGTTattaattgataaatttgtttatttacagCCGCCGATCATAGATATTATTCAAGTGGGAACGAGAATTCCGAATTGTAAGGGTTTTTAAAAGGGCAAAAATACCCTTCTATCTCTACCAGGATATATTTTGTGccttttaaattgaattttgttaaattttaatgctgtttttaaatgtttttattacttttttattctgttgacTGTGGTACCACCTAGGTGTCAAATGCCTAAGCACAATTTTATAGAAACCTACAAAATTGCAGTATCATCTAAACGCCATATTCTACAACAGTGAATTACAGTGAcctgtaaacttttaaataccattttaaaattgcaaatatgTAAGCAAAATCGTCCACAATCTGTAAACCacataagtttttttaaacttttttatactgttactgtacaaataaataattcaactcTCTGATGTTTCGAAGAT
Proteins encoded:
- the Lipt2 gene encoding octanoyl-[acyl-carrier-protein]:protein N-octanoyltransferase LIPT2, mitochondrial, which translates into the protein MHKLVKVWQIGRLNYSKGLKLQKHLVHLHHEQPEFANNTLLCLEHPPVYTTGIRTKEYPQDVAQQLEALGAEFHRTDRGGLITFHGPGQLVVYPILNLKDFKPSMRWYVCHIEKTVIRLCKKMGIEAETSPHTGVWVNDNKICAIGVHGSRFVTSHGLALNCCTDLKWFEHIVPCGNEGKGVTSLSKELNRLVTVEEVIPLFLDSFSEIFSCNYVSFPKRECDNILENIVQ
- the LOC656825 gene encoding peroxiredoxin-6, whose amino-acid sequence is MRLRLGDTVPNFKAETTQGPIQFYDWQGDKWVVLFSHPADFTPVCTTELGRIAVHQPHFAKRNVKLLAHSCDKLKDHVDWVNDIKSYCRDIPGEFPYPIISDERRELAVMLDMIDQQHKDDKQRALTVRALYIIDPRHVLRLSMHYPQSTGRNVDEILRVIDSLQLVDRVPQVATPANWVPGEKVMILPSVKEEEAQKIFGGKVDKVTMPSGIVYVRTTTNYQ